Part of the Mytilus edulis chromosome 9, xbMytEdul2.2, whole genome shotgun sequence genome, acctaaatattacaataattttagagtaacaaaatagtactgaattttaaaagtagatttccagtactacaaattTTGAGTACAGAAATAGTATACCTATACAAAATTAGCTGTGTATAATCGATAACAATGAAcgaaagaagaaagaaaagatCATTAGATCAGTCACCTGCATGTATAATCTGGCATATTTCATAGagacaaatacaaatataattattaCTACTAAATTCGTTTTAATGTACTTAAATGCTTCAAAAACTTTAGATTTACAATTTCAATCAATATCATATAATTCACATTTAATACgaaaattattaaaaagacaTATCTGAACTGTTCGCTGACAATTACCAGTAATAACATGCAAGGAAGTATTACActtgtttaacatgttttattacAACATTACATCAAAGCTCCGGATAGTGGCTTTGCTATCGGAAATTAGAATGAAAGTGTATTAAATTTATTGATGTGAAATTGAAATACAATCCGTCAGAAAATCCCCACAATATTTTAAAACGCTAAAAAGCACACGAAAAGCAGATATAAACGAAATTGGTTTGGTAGCTACCCCTTGTAAGCAACAACATAGTtcaaggaaattatgataggaaagaCAAGCGTTGTGATAATGACTCAACTGAGAGATATATCCATAATGTACTTCAGACACAGGCTCATTTGGAAAGTTGCTACATAGAAAAGAAGAGTAAACAATtgaaaagttgaaatcataaattttgTCATTTACTAGTAGTTTTGTTCTGAATCAACCCTCATTTTCAATTATTCCATTGATTTTAAAGTAACAGACAGACGTAATTGCATTTTTGGTATTATATAAATGATCAGATGTTCGATGAGATAGACAACAAACTTTGAATCATTTAGTGAGAGgatatcatctatatagcgagATAACACTAGCTTCTTTTTATTCTCTCCGAGTAGCTTCTGTATTAATTATActtcatatgaataaaataaCATGTCGGCGGACAGAAGGAGAGGAGTATATATTTAATTGTATTCCTATAAAAGAGTGACAATTATTTTAgagaagaaaaaaacaagtcGTCCAAATGTTACAAATATGTCTAACAAAAAATACCAGTTCTTAAACATATATGTTCAGATTGACTGCAACTCTTCAGTTTGTTAACTTCTAAAAATAATGACCAGATCCTTCGAccatatatttgttatataaagATTATGTGGGCCAGATGCATATCCCTTATACAATAATATGATGGTCCATTTCCTCGTTCGAGTGCATTATCCTACACTTTAAACTTAAAGCTTATAACAATCAAAACATGATGTGATATTCCATTATTTGTCGCCGTCAATTCTTCCTTATTCTGTTTGTTGATGAAACGGAAAAAACATATCGATGCATTTAAATTCGCATTGATTCAAGTGTTTCCTTAAAAAATTCAAACCTATTAAAAACTAATCAGTAATTAAGAGAATGAAAATTAGCAGACATCTTTCTAAAACAAAATGGCGTTATCAAAATCCATCATTAAAGCTCAGGATATAATGTCATGTAACGTTTGTGAATCCGAGACAAAATTGAAATGGAAGTGTATCGATTGTGACTTGCTAATGTGTAATAAATGCCGCGAGAAAATTCATCCAAAGTTTAAAAATGCAGATGACCACACCATTTTAGACATAAAGGAAGTTGGACGTAGTTTGGGTAATATCAATCTTAACTTTACAGCCATCAAATGCAAAGTACACAAAGTCCAAACATGCTGCCTTTTCTGTAGTACTTGTGACCATCTTGTTTGTCCAATATGCATCGCAAAAATTCACACTGGTCATAGTTTCTCTGAAATAAAGGAAGTATATAACATGGAACTAGACAAACTAAAGAATAGAAAACTGAAAATAGAAATAGAAGAAAGGGGACTTGCTAACGACGAAAGAAAGCTTAATCAGTTAAAAATATCAGAGTTTTGTAAAGATGAGAGAGTTTTAAAAGACATTCAAGCTCAGAAAGAAGAATTAATAGGACATGCaaatgaattttcgaaaaaagtACATCAACAAATGAAGTCCAATGAAGATTCAATATCTGTGGAACAGAATAAGACCGTGAATTCTAGAGAAAAATTGCGGGAACAGTTTTTGAAAGTTGATGAGCTTATTGGGTCCATAGATCCTGTAGagttttttgaaaatattgataaagtAAAGATATCGTTAGACACTGCCGTACAACCAATCGACTTAAGCCAAATTTGTACACTACAATTCATGCCAAAAAAGTTATCGCCATCAATTTTCGGTTCCTTGACTGATGTCGTTTGCGGCGATATTATAGGAATGAAAGTAAATAAGCAGTTCGTCACTGGGTTAACGTCTTGCCACTATTTATCTGTttcacgggtagtaaggtcgtcatatcgaggagtgtttagtacagtgattttgtcatagtttggataagtttgacatggTTAATTTATGTCGCTTCCTTTAACTATTGCCTCAGTTCTATTCACACGAGCAgataaaaagcaaataagatGTTTGAATCTGTATTGGAGGTCAAACGATCTATATTGGAATCTTTGTTTCACGAAATTAATGCAGAATAAGCGAGATATCGGAATTGCTATGGTTTGGTTAAGCGATTGACATGGTTCGGTTAAGAGTCTAGAAATTTGTCATGGTTTTGGTCAAGATTGTCATGGTTTAgatcgaaataaatatatatgtgtttcacTTTAATACTGAAAATTTGATTGGTAGCGCCTGTTATTGAACAAAGTTACACTATATATTAACTGCCTGAGAGAAAAAAAAGCCTGTTTAACAAGATTTAGTGGGTGTAATCGTCAAAGAGTAAATTAAACATGTCATGTTACTTTTCCTTAGTTTTCTActatataaattaaaattcacTGCTCTTTTAAACTAGCTTtcgatataattttacaaaaaagagaCAAAGCGTTGCTTCTGTTTCACATATAATCTTTTCTCTATATGTCCATGCTTGACTCTGCCGGGGATATCATGAGCGGCATCTCTTGTTAGATAACATAAGACTTCTACTCAAAAGTGGCAGCCAGTCAAAATgtaattcttgtttttcattttctattctaGAAAACTCtacattttgttggtttttctttattttatatttcgaACCAAttaatgatgaataaaaggagatgtggggttaTATGTCCATGATACAGTAACCCAACTACAAAACTAACCAAAAGATATTAAGAGTACACCATAAGTCCTCAACCATATAAGAAACCGAATAGTTACGCGTGACATGGACAACAGTTTTAAAACTTATTGGTTGAAGAACTATAATAggtgaaattacaataaaaagtaCTTTCAAAGTTCGAATTCAAAATATGAAAGATCACAACTCCAATTTTGGATTTAAGCCGATATAATGTTCAAGTTTATCAATTATTATTACGAATCAAtaaaaatctttgtttgtaatatcatatttataaatgcattgtgTATAGAatcattaaattatttcaaatattttactttaaaagtaATATAGTTTCTATACTATCTGAAAAAAAACTCCTGCTTTCTAGTTTTAAGTATGAGGTGGTTAATTATAAAATGTGATTGAAAAAGGATTGAAATTCAAAGAAACACGTGTTACATTGTctgctacatgtacatttaaaccGTGTACGACCTTAATTTTGACCTGTCTAGACCAAAAATTATCGTTTGTAATAGGACAGAACGTATTAGAAGATGGACGGAGATGAAACAGATGGTAAGTTTGTTGATATATATCACAAgtacacttcatttgaacttcttAGAAcattcaatgatatttttatgCTATCTATATTTGCCGTATATCatttttccttatttgatttccaaTTTACTAGGTAATATCAAATGTAAGATGACGTGGGAAATACATAAATGAGACAGCAAACTAACAACACAAACATGAATTCTTCAACAATAGGATGAATTGAATAGGCCAAACTCTATATCTGCCCGTTTCTATAAAACGGGTGAATAGATTGAACAGAGACACCCAGAGATCTGAAACCATCAAACTATTTTCAGTATAGCGTAACAATAAGGTATGACATAGGACAACTTGTCGCGTCACTTCGGAGTTCACTagataagtttttaaaattaaatgtgtaAAACCGTTCTTTAGCGCTAATGAATGCCTGTTCAGTGTCTGTGTTGAAAACGTATATTTCCATTGTGTAACCAAATATGTTAAGCAAAAATACAACGCAGCCaaattcataattgttttttttttgttatttattaacaCGATACGGCTCCAAATTTTACACAAATGCATTGAATTGGACTCATACATATTTTTCAGAGGCAATTGCATCTATTGCTCCTTTAGACGGGTCATTTGAAGCTATTGGTGATACTGATCTAATTGAAGAAACAGTGGGTTCACTTAATAAAAATGATGGTAAATTAGATGAAAACAATAATGAAGCTCAACAGGGTTTACCAAAAATAACTAAAGTCCAGTGCGACATCTGTTCTAAAATTGTTCAAAGAAGATGTCTAACACGCCACATGAGAACACACGGGGATCAACTGATTTGTTCCCATTGTCCAGCGAAATTCTCAGATAGATGGGCTTTGAACGAACATGAAGCACGACATTCAAACCCTTTAATGTGTGATGTTTGCGGCAAAAAATATACTTCAAGAATCGGCCTAAGTCGCCATTTAAGGGACCATGCCAGTACACGCCCAATAGAGTGTGGTATTTGCCATCAACGGTTTAACGATAACGCTCACTTTGAAGGTCATCGCAACAGTAAACATTTAAACTACAAACCGTTTAAATGTACCGTATGCAGCAAGGCTTTCGCTTATAGACAATCAATGGCAAGACATGTCAAAGAATGTCAAGGGAATAAGTCATACAACTGTATGGAATGTAATGCTGTGTTTAACAGCAAGCGTTCACTAGACCAGCACCATAGTGGGAAACACGGGCAGAAagtgcatacatgtatgtgtggAAAGTCCTTCCGTTGGGTTCGATCATTCACCAGACAtagtaaaatatgtaaaacaaaataatttatcaaataataaaaatttaataaattcaaaagttGTTTTTTGATTCATGTCTAGcattcatatacatgatatacatttcTAAATATCATAACATGCTCTTTTATGAGGAAGGATTTTTTCTTCATCTTTCCTATGGTACTGACGAATTCCTTGAGCACCATGTGCAAATCCATCATATGTGCTCACGATTGCACTTTTCCGTTTAGCAGTGGATCTTCGGGGTTGGTCAAACATTGCATGGCTTCTGAAATAAATAAACGTAATCATATTTTATTAGCTCTTTTAAATTCAAGTTTATAGTACGACTGCGGCactaaaagattaaaaaatttagaaacaaatattgaaaaataggaTCCTCCCACTGATGTTTT contains:
- the LOC139490228 gene encoding E3 ubiquitin-protein ligase TRIM33-like; translation: MALSKSIIKAQDIMSCNVCESETKLKWKCIDCDLLMCNKCREKIHPKFKNADDHTILDIKEVGRSLGNINLNFTAIKCKVHKVQTCCLFCSTCDHLVCPICIAKIHTGHSFSEIKEVYNMELDKLKNRKLKIEIEERGLANDERKLNQLKISEFCKDERVLKDIQAQKEELIGHANEFSKKVHQQMKSNEDSISVEQNKTVNSREKLREQFLKVDELIGSIDPVEFFENIDKVKISLDTAVQPIDLSQICTLQFMPKKLSPSIFGSLTDVVCGDIIGMKVNKQFVTGLTSCHYLSVSRVVRSSYRGVFSTVILS
- the LOC139490229 gene encoding zinc finger protein 501-like; this translates as MDGDETDEAIASIAPLDGSFEAIGDTDLIEETVGSLNKNDGKLDENNNEAQQGLPKITKVQCDICSKIVQRRCLTRHMRTHGDQLICSHCPAKFSDRWALNEHEARHSNPLMCDVCGKKYTSRIGLSRHLRDHASTRPIECGICHQRFNDNAHFEGHRNSKHLNYKPFKCTVCSKAFAYRQSMARHVKECQGNKSYNCMECNAVFNSKRSLDQHHSGKHGQKVHTCMCGKSFRWVRSFTRHSKICKTK